A window of the Chloroflexus sp. Y-396-1 genome harbors these coding sequences:
- a CDS encoding TadE family protein produces METKSGQSIVEMALLLPVMLIVFFGIIEFGYLIFAYSMVSQAARNGAEAAAQLPPYQTWLDLRNNPPANYPGFTADPCTRGIMEAIRSDIVLFDGSGNEGRRIEDYVTIRYPNGSQTRNLSDRGPIEIEINYPVRSITPLFDLIGLRNGTFNLRVVQRRSIENLGVDPTHPRGVACARDINDWNQNFRRP; encoded by the coding sequence ATGGAGACCAAATCTGGACAATCGATTGTCGAAATGGCACTCTTGCTGCCGGTGATGTTGATTGTGTTCTTTGGTATCATTGAGTTCGGCTACCTGATCTTTGCTTACTCAATGGTATCGCAGGCAGCACGTAACGGCGCCGAGGCAGCAGCCCAGCTCCCACCCTATCAGACCTGGTTGGACTTACGGAATAATCCACCGGCCAACTATCCTGGCTTTACCGCCGACCCTTGCACGCGCGGCATTATGGAGGCGATTCGCTCGGATATTGTCTTGTTTGATGGTAGCGGAAATGAAGGACGGCGGATCGAAGACTACGTTACTATCCGTTATCCGAACGGCAGCCAAACCCGTAATCTTAGTGATCGCGGGCCGATAGAGATTGAAATCAACTATCCAGTACGGAGTATTACACCACTCTTCGACCTGATTGGCTTACGAAATGGAACGTTCAACCTGCGCGTTGTGCAGCGCCGTTCCATCGAAAACTTGGGAGTTGACCCAACACACCCACGTGGAGTAGCCTGCGCTCGTGATATTAACGACTGGAATCAAAACTTCAGGCGACCTTAA
- a CDS encoding anti-sigma factor — protein MILNDHHHCEDLLDLLNDYLDGELSVAECTELEAHLRECPECQSLLASLRQTISLLHQFEETPSSLPPSLEERLIARMQHLLAERH, from the coding sequence ATGATACTGAATGATCACCATCACTGTGAAGATCTCCTCGATCTCCTAAATGACTATCTTGATGGGGAATTGAGCGTTGCCGAATGCACCGAATTGGAAGCGCACCTGCGCGAATGTCCAGAGTGTCAATCACTGCTTGCCTCGTTACGGCAGACCATCTCCCTCCTTCATCAGTTTGAAGAAACCCCTTCCTCGCTCCCGCCTAGTTTAGAAGAACGACTGATTGCCCGAATGCAGCATCTACTGGCAGAGCGCCATTAG
- a CDS encoding TadE/TadG family type IV pilus assembly protein, producing the protein MKQRRKTTGQAIVEFALSATVIFLLLSAAVDLGLIFFTMQALRAAAQEGATYGSYPLVVTNSSGQVTEVRLNYREIFNRIRTAGGTRPTGVANLLDLNGDGIDDANQTFVFDPNNPTNPNGFVIIENPKGANPANLSGICSTTTPRTDMRNAGQNCWIRVTIRYRYRLFFPFAPAFGQEIILRVTHTMPIRSQFVG; encoded by the coding sequence ATGAAACAACGGCGCAAAACAACCGGTCAGGCAATCGTCGAATTTGCCCTCTCGGCGACGGTGATTTTTCTCTTACTTTCAGCAGCGGTTGATCTTGGTCTCATCTTCTTCACGATGCAGGCACTGCGGGCTGCTGCGCAAGAAGGGGCTACTTACGGTAGTTACCCATTAGTAGTTACTAACAGCAGCGGCCAGGTCACTGAAGTACGTCTCAACTATCGCGAAATCTTCAATCGTATCCGCACCGCTGGTGGCACCCGTCCGACAGGTGTAGCAAACCTTCTTGATCTCAACGGTGATGGGATTGATGATGCGAATCAAACATTCGTTTTTGACCCTAACAATCCCACCAATCCCAATGGGTTTGTCATTATCGAAAATCCCAAAGGAGCTAATCCAGCTAATTTGAGTGGTATATGTTCAACGACGACTCCGCGCACCGATATGCGCAATGCGGGTCAGAATTGCTGGATCAGGGTCACTATTCGCTATCGTTACCGTCTCTTCTTCCCATTTGCGCCAGCTTTTGGGCAAGAGATTATCTTACGGGTAACGCACACAATGCCTATTCGCAGTCAATTTGTTGGTTAA
- a CDS encoding AAA family ATPase, with protein sequence MEYVQTPTLIIITGHPATGKTTISQALASGLHLPLLSKDSFKELMFDGLGWSDREWSRRVGATAITILYHTAATILSSGQSLIVESNFRVDLDTARMQRLQAIAPFKPLQIRCTADGDVLVERILRRVGQQQRHPGHCDDCSPADLELVRTRGAIEPLPLSGPLLTVDTTFPEQVDVPAILHWIRGYL encoded by the coding sequence ATGGAATATGTGCAAACACCAACGTTGATCATCATTACCGGTCATCCGGCAACTGGTAAGACAACCATCTCACAAGCGCTGGCCAGTGGTTTGCATCTGCCATTACTAAGCAAAGATTCGTTCAAAGAGTTGATGTTTGATGGGCTTGGTTGGTCGGATCGGGAATGGTCGCGACGAGTCGGAGCCACGGCAATTACGATTCTCTACCACACTGCTGCAACCATCTTGAGTAGTGGTCAATCTCTCATTGTAGAAAGTAACTTTCGCGTCGATCTTGATACAGCGCGGATGCAGAGATTGCAGGCAATTGCTCCTTTCAAGCCACTACAAATTCGCTGCACTGCCGATGGTGACGTATTGGTTGAACGCATCCTCAGGCGTGTCGGACAACAGCAACGGCATCCCGGTCACTGCGACGATTGCTCACCTGCTGATCTGGAGCTGGTGCGAACTCGGGGCGCTATCGAGCCATTACCACTCAGTGGCCCTCTGCTTACGGTAGATACAACGTTTCCTGAACAGGTTGATGTACCGGCGATTTTGCACTGGATAAGGGGGTATCTGTAG
- a CDS encoding M14 family metallopeptidase, with product MIHVVLMLLLVFSHLSRVSPVPVPPVRTIEIGRSAEGRPIEAVVFGNGSRKLVVVGATHGAPEANTYRLALALVEHFRAHPTEIPPDVRLAIIPVLNPDGLARGWRFDAAGVDLNRNMDTSHDACPENDWRLRVQGARGIVSDTGGPYPDSQIESRIIRAFLLDAAGAIFLHSNAGLVFPASCEHMPSIAMAQIYAAAAGYQYTRFWDRYTITGGMHDWAAGLGIAAITPELSTGDQTEFAENLAGLRAVLMHSAEVLPLPEAGMINEIPVPPVIYRFWRAMGGKERFGVPLELATQTATGIRQRFTRAVIEIDETQRDTIAYTRLASLGEEAMIALAYGGADTITPFSDRPSGPFAEFWQRGGGQFVFGDPISLPFASLFPDGSSRIAQYFTRAVFFLEPSSGQIELAPLGLWDAARTQLTAPVVQHTIR from the coding sequence ATGATTCATGTTGTTCTGATGTTGCTGCTTGTCTTCAGTCATCTGTCTCGCGTGTCGCCTGTACCGGTACCACCAGTTCGAACCATCGAGATTGGTCGTTCCGCTGAAGGACGCCCAATCGAGGCAGTGGTGTTTGGTAATGGTTCCCGTAAACTGGTGGTCGTCGGCGCGACGCATGGCGCTCCTGAAGCCAATACCTATCGATTAGCACTGGCGCTGGTTGAGCACTTCCGCGCTCATCCCACTGAAATACCGCCAGACGTGCGGTTAGCGATCATTCCGGTGCTTAATCCTGATGGCCTGGCCCGTGGATGGCGGTTTGATGCGGCCGGTGTGGATTTGAACCGGAATATGGACACCTCTCACGATGCATGCCCAGAGAACGACTGGCGACTTCGGGTACAGGGTGCACGCGGCATTGTCTCGGATACTGGTGGCCCCTACCCAGATTCGCAGATTGAAAGTCGTATCATCCGGGCTTTTCTCCTCGATGCAGCAGGTGCCATCTTTCTCCACTCTAACGCCGGGCTGGTCTTTCCGGCCAGTTGTGAGCACATGCCCTCGATTGCGATGGCACAAATTTATGCCGCGGCAGCCGGTTATCAGTACACCCGTTTCTGGGATCGGTACACGATCACCGGTGGAATGCACGATTGGGCCGCTGGGTTAGGAATTGCGGCGATTACTCCTGAACTGTCGACCGGCGACCAAACCGAGTTTGCTGAGAATCTGGCTGGCTTACGAGCCGTGCTGATGCATTCCGCTGAAGTATTACCTTTGCCTGAAGCGGGAATGATTAACGAAATACCGGTACCACCCGTCATCTACCGTTTCTGGCGAGCAATGGGTGGTAAAGAACGTTTTGGCGTGCCGTTAGAATTGGCAACCCAAACTGCAACCGGTATCCGGCAGCGTTTCACGCGAGCAGTGATCGAAATTGATGAAACCCAGCGTGATACGATTGCCTACACCCGTCTGGCCTCATTAGGTGAGGAAGCGATGATCGCGCTGGCCTACGGTGGCGCCGATACTATTACGCCGTTCAGCGACCGGCCGTCAGGACCCTTCGCAGAGTTCTGGCAACGTGGTGGCGGCCAATTTGTATTCGGTGATCCGATCAGCCTACCCTTCGCAAGCCTCTTCCCCGATGGGAGTAGTCGTATAGCGCAATATTTTACCCGTGCGGTTTTCTTCCTTGAGCCGTCTAGTGGTCAAATCGAGCTTGCTCCACTCGGCTTGTGGGATGCTGCTCGTACCCAACTAACGGCGCCAGTAGTTCAACACACTATTCGTTGA
- a CDS encoding vWA domain-containing protein, with amino-acid sequence MKKGWNTHRSLRRIRGQSVPLLALMIVVLTGMVALSVDVGRTFAEERRAVAAANAASLAAMNTYIRRPAGTTNTVIYDSIVNSLRSNGIEVDNNPNIRLEAFYLNARGEPIEGGARITRDGTVAPDNVAYIQVNLSGNVDTFFARVVNQNQLPIAATAYAGTCPPTDGVYPIGINNDYISGNEFRNPGDANGDGRPDNNWTRLTSGNFRGYTKMRLYLADNNQPGQFGWLRWLDGRGASGANANSAQELEMSLSGTGTLSKGFMEAPWPNINLPRPANYPERPGELNVGDWVYGSSGFTASNDRRAALDAHISNQTLMVLPIYDVAAGQGSNAVYRVVRFGLFVLTEYGRERNRPYMDFIFLGTPNRQGTACSATPPPPEDTSVVRLTGSVEFWPEYMTQSSMRRPIRYVVVLDVSGSMNANFAGYGIRGSHSTGWNGRITINRVNSSARTRCDIDAYDPQVDDCDGHPSNAWFPLEERRIYVAKKSLELFVSLANMPGNPNYDQSIPDDQMALVWFHENVKSTYVRGFTNNINSLKQSILDANSDYAPLNQPYLPAGGTNGTGGLYRAYQLLKDAPKEVFHNGRSWQYRPVILFITDGITNIFFSESDGSLNGGGSVGTFMEGHFCQQLNRRVIDHAECQTNEFGGPVYRNGRLVQPPIDRPLTQQIKMAQRIKSDQSLQAELYVLAISDIPATGLRDGVATTPNHYYQAATLERDANGLSNVDRIIMAINDQVERGPCISGNDGEWRGTIPGNHFQSVNGLSYPNVGEVILEDFSTGSVYRAPIVASTDGRVRYTFESIPRGTYRLQAYLFYRHPLDPPTALPRMYSQLFNGSSSQSDMVVVLEPNGQGVGFISTIEQNLRLRLDGNVCSVN; translated from the coding sequence ATGAAAAAGGGATGGAACACACACCGTTCATTACGACGGATCCGAGGGCAGAGCGTTCCATTGCTAGCTCTCATGATTGTCGTGTTGACCGGAATGGTGGCGCTGTCAGTCGACGTTGGGCGCACCTTTGCCGAAGAGCGTCGCGCTGTTGCTGCGGCCAATGCAGCTTCACTTGCAGCGATGAATACTTACATCCGCCGACCGGCCGGTACCACGAACACGGTTATCTATGATTCAATCGTCAACTCACTGCGTTCCAATGGAATTGAGGTAGATAACAATCCAAATATTCGCCTGGAAGCCTTCTATTTGAACGCACGCGGTGAACCGATCGAGGGTGGCGCCCGCATCACCCGCGATGGTACCGTTGCACCGGATAACGTTGCCTACATTCAGGTCAATCTGAGCGGCAACGTTGACACCTTCTTCGCACGGGTCGTTAATCAAAATCAGTTGCCGATTGCAGCTACCGCTTACGCCGGTACCTGCCCGCCAACTGATGGTGTGTACCCCATTGGTATCAATAATGACTATATCAGTGGTAACGAATTCCGCAATCCCGGTGATGCAAATGGTGATGGTCGGCCTGATAACAACTGGACAAGGTTGACGAGCGGTAACTTTAGAGGCTATACCAAAATGCGGCTCTACCTGGCCGACAACAATCAACCAGGCCAGTTTGGCTGGTTGCGCTGGCTTGATGGCCGGGGTGCCAGTGGCGCCAATGCTAATAGCGCCCAAGAGCTAGAGATGTCACTTTCCGGTACCGGTACGCTCTCGAAGGGTTTCATGGAAGCACCGTGGCCGAATATCAATCTCCCACGACCGGCAAACTATCCTGAACGCCCGGGTGAGTTGAACGTTGGTGACTGGGTGTACGGGAGTTCAGGTTTCACTGCAAGTAATGATCGGCGCGCCGCCCTGGATGCCCATATCAGCAACCAGACATTGATGGTACTGCCGATCTACGATGTTGCTGCTGGTCAGGGGTCGAATGCAGTCTACCGTGTCGTCCGATTTGGTCTGTTCGTCCTGACCGAATACGGTCGCGAGCGCAATCGTCCCTACATGGATTTCATCTTCCTCGGCACGCCGAATCGTCAGGGCACGGCATGTTCAGCTACGCCGCCACCACCTGAAGACACGAGTGTCGTCCGTTTGACGGGGAGCGTGGAGTTTTGGCCGGAGTATATGACGCAGAGCAGTATGCGTCGCCCAATTCGATACGTGGTTGTTCTCGACGTGTCAGGTTCAATGAATGCAAACTTTGCAGGCTATGGCATAAGAGGTAGTCACTCGACTGGTTGGAATGGGAGGATAACCATTAACCGTGTTAACAGCAGTGCTAGAACCAGATGTGACATCGATGCCTACGATCCTCAAGTGGACGATTGCGATGGACATCCAAGCAATGCCTGGTTCCCGTTAGAGGAGCGTCGCATATATGTGGCGAAGAAATCACTAGAACTCTTCGTTAGTTTAGCGAATATGCCCGGCAATCCCAATTATGACCAGAGTATTCCGGATGACCAAATGGCATTGGTATGGTTCCATGAGAATGTGAAATCTACATACGTCCGAGGATTTACAAACAACATCAATAGCCTCAAGCAAAGCATCCTTGATGCTAACTCCGACTATGCACCGCTAAATCAGCCGTATCTCCCCGCAGGTGGTACGAACGGAACTGGGGGCCTTTATCGAGCTTATCAACTTCTGAAAGATGCCCCTAAGGAGGTTTTCCACAATGGTCGTTCTTGGCAATACCGTCCGGTCATCCTATTCATTACTGATGGTATAACCAATATCTTCTTCAGCGAAAGCGATGGTAGTCTGAACGGTGGGGGGAGTGTCGGCACGTTTATGGAAGGTCATTTTTGTCAGCAGTTGAATCGCCGAGTAATAGACCATGCAGAGTGTCAAACCAACGAATTCGGTGGTCCAGTCTACAGAAATGGTAGACTTGTTCAACCTCCTATAGATCGCCCGTTAACGCAGCAGATAAAGATGGCGCAAAGAATCAAGTCTGATCAATCACTACAAGCCGAGCTATACGTTTTGGCTATTTCTGACATTCCGGCAACGGGTCTAAGAGATGGTGTAGCTACGACACCGAATCACTACTATCAGGCCGCAACGCTTGAGCGTGACGCCAATGGTTTGAGTAACGTTGACCGGATCATTATGGCAATCAACGATCAGGTCGAAAGAGGACCATGCATTAGTGGCAATGACGGCGAGTGGCGTGGAACAATTCCAGGCAACCACTTCCAGTCAGTGAATGGTCTCAGTTACCCGAACGTGGGCGAGGTTATTCTGGAAGATTTCTCGACCGGAAGTGTGTACCGAGCACCGATTGTGGCCAGTACGGATGGTCGTGTGCGGTATACCTTCGAGTCGATCCCGCGCGGTACGTACCGCTTGCAAGCCTACCTTTTCTACCGCCATCCGCTCGATCCACCTACGGCGCTGCCGCGCATGTACAGTCAGCTCTTCAATGGTAGCTCGAGCCAGTCTGACATGGTGGTTGTACTTGAGCCTAATGGACAGGGCGTGGGTTTCATCTCAACCATCGAGCAAAATCTACGCCTGCGCCTCGATGGGAACGTCTGTAGTGTGAATTAG
- a CDS encoding acyltransferase, translating to MSPAIIHPTATVDPKASIGNNTRVWHWTQIREDVVIGSESIIGKGCYFDAGVKVGSRVKIQSNVSVFRGVTIEDGVFVGPHACFTNDKTPRAINPDGTLKGLEDWTVTPTLVRYGASIGANATIVCGITIGRFAMVAAGSVVTRSVPDYGLVMGNPARLVGYVCPCGGRLPGGPAQQPEARTCPVCGRVTVVGETVNE from the coding sequence ATGAGTCCGGCTATTATTCATCCGACCGCAACCGTCGATCCGAAGGCCTCTATTGGGAATAATACTCGTGTCTGGCACTGGACTCAGATCCGCGAAGATGTCGTGATTGGGAGTGAATCCATTATTGGCAAAGGCTGTTATTTCGATGCTGGGGTAAAAGTTGGTAGCCGGGTTAAGATTCAGAGTAATGTTTCCGTCTTTCGTGGGGTCACGATTGAAGATGGGGTGTTTGTCGGCCCGCACGCCTGTTTTACCAACGATAAGACACCTCGTGCGATCAACCCGGATGGCACACTCAAAGGGCTAGAGGATTGGACGGTGACGCCGACTCTGGTGCGGTATGGAGCGAGTATCGGTGCTAATGCAACAATTGTGTGTGGTATTACGATTGGACGTTTTGCCATGGTCGCAGCCGGTTCGGTAGTGACGCGCAGTGTTCCCGATTATGGGTTAGTAATGGGGAACCCAGCCCGGCTGGTTGGCTATGTGTGTCCATGTGGAGGACGGTTGCCCGGTGGACCAGCGCAGCAGCCTGAAGCGCGGACTTGTCCGGTGTGTGGACGGGTAACGGTTGTTGGTGAAACGGTCAACGAATAG
- a CDS encoding alpha/beta hydrolase-fold protein — translation MQRQYHAWHSPALNRTMELLIFGHSGAPVLVFPTSHGRFYEYEDRGMVGALSHHVDQGWIQLICVDSVYSESWYNYAADTDTRMWREEQYEHYLITEVLPLVRHLNPNPFLIATGCSFGASEAVIFTLRHPGLVRRVIGLSGLYDLKRFFTHYTQGVYFHNPVDFVPNLTDQWTIDRLRETDIILAIGRDDPAAWSNELLSSQLWGKGIGNALRIWDGWCHDWPYWQRMIVQYIGGHD, via the coding sequence ATGCAACGCCAATACCACGCATGGCACAGCCCTGCCCTCAATCGAACGATGGAGCTCCTCATTTTCGGGCATTCCGGTGCTCCCGTTTTGGTCTTTCCTACTTCGCATGGACGCTTCTACGAGTACGAAGACCGTGGTATGGTTGGAGCGCTGAGCCATCATGTAGATCAGGGTTGGATTCAATTGATCTGCGTTGATAGTGTGTACAGCGAAAGCTGGTATAACTACGCAGCCGATACTGATACCCGTATGTGGCGGGAAGAACAATACGAACACTACCTGATCACCGAAGTCTTACCACTGGTTCGCCATCTCAATCCTAACCCATTTCTGATTGCAACCGGCTGTTCGTTCGGTGCCAGCGAGGCAGTGATCTTTACCTTGCGCCATCCGGGTCTGGTACGGCGGGTGATTGGTCTATCGGGATTATACGATCTGAAGCGCTTTTTCACTCACTACACCCAGGGCGTCTATTTTCACAATCCGGTGGATTTTGTGCCCAACCTGACCGATCAATGGACAATTGATCGGTTGCGTGAGACCGACATTATTCTGGCAATTGGCCGTGACGATCCTGCGGCCTGGTCAAATGAGCTTCTATCGAGCCAATTGTGGGGCAAAGGGATTGGCAATGCCCTGCGTATATGGGATGGATGGTGCCACGATTGGCCGTACTGGCAACGTATGATCGTGCAGTACATTGGCGGCCACGATTAG
- a CDS encoding thioredoxin family protein — translation MALMQEKDRKAVREAFAGLNRPVEIVLFTSAESGEYSEVTHELLQEVVVLNPLLSLQVFDLEQDRAYATELGVDKAPGIVFLIGEERRNHGLRFAGLPSGYEFASLIEAIRLAGGAAQPDLQPATMALLETIQAPMHLQVFVTPTCPYCPRAVVMAYRLALANPYISAEGIEVTEFPELGDRYVVMGVPKTVIDDLVHVEGAVPEGMMVNKLREAIAAAAA, via the coding sequence ATGGCACTCATGCAGGAAAAAGATCGCAAGGCGGTGCGGGAAGCATTTGCCGGCCTGAATCGACCGGTAGAGATCGTGCTCTTTACCTCGGCCGAGAGTGGTGAATACAGCGAGGTAACGCATGAGCTTTTACAAGAGGTTGTGGTGCTGAATCCACTGTTGAGCCTACAGGTGTTCGATCTTGAACAGGATCGGGCGTATGCTACCGAACTTGGCGTCGATAAAGCGCCCGGTATCGTCTTTCTCATCGGTGAAGAGCGACGGAACCACGGGTTGCGCTTTGCCGGGCTGCCTAGTGGCTATGAATTTGCCTCCCTCATTGAGGCGATTCGCCTGGCCGGTGGGGCTGCTCAGCCCGATCTCCAACCGGCAACGATGGCCCTGCTTGAGACAATTCAGGCCCCTATGCACCTCCAGGTCTTCGTCACTCCAACCTGCCCCTATTGTCCACGAGCAGTAGTTATGGCCTACCGGCTGGCGTTGGCGAACCCATACATTTCTGCCGAAGGAATTGAAGTGACCGAATTCCCCGAATTAGGAGATCGCTATGTAGTGATGGGAGTTCCGAAGACCGTGATTGACGATCTGGTACATGTTGAAGGAGCGGTACCGGAAGGGATGATGGTCAATAAGCTTCGTGAAGCCATCGCTGCGGCGGCTGCGTAG
- a CDS encoding MFS transporter, with the protein MTTLSTTSSQTLSWAHVAILVWMRWLISLVFRLVYPLLTFLATSFAVDLSTVSLLITIQVGASLLSPLGGMLSDRFGDRTTIFWSGMLFVVGTVVCAFSHHFWLFLFGYGIIGLAVAIAMPALQSYVSARSHYTQRGRMLGILELSWSLSALLGVPLVTWTADRFGLDTVFFVLAIVGVINVALTIVLPNDEQIHALYARSTSESRLSHLVRRPVILSTLIFIFVQMAAVELIFVSYAGWLSSTFGSTTTELGFVFGLLGVVELVGALIATLFTDRIGKRRAVLGGFALVGIWLLLLPHSASWALFLTLLLAFDLCFEFAIVSTFPLVSGLSAQGRGTVLAAMTACIGGGRILGSLIAPWLSITIGYGFNSTLAGILVLGAVSFGIMTIREGRA; encoded by the coding sequence ATGACCACACTTTCGACAACATCATCTCAAACATTATCCTGGGCTCATGTAGCAATTCTGGTCTGGATGCGATGGCTGATCAGTCTGGTCTTTCGTCTGGTGTACCCCTTATTGACGTTTCTTGCGACCAGTTTCGCGGTTGATCTAAGCACAGTCAGTTTGCTAATTACCATCCAGGTAGGGGCATCATTGCTGAGTCCGTTGGGTGGTATGCTTAGCGATCGGTTTGGTGATCGGACAACCATTTTCTGGAGTGGGATGCTGTTCGTAGTTGGTACGGTCGTCTGTGCGTTCAGTCATCACTTTTGGTTGTTTCTGTTCGGCTACGGCATTATTGGCTTGGCAGTTGCCATTGCAATGCCAGCATTACAAAGTTATGTCAGTGCGCGTAGTCATTACACGCAACGCGGGCGTATGCTCGGTATCTTGGAATTGAGCTGGTCATTGTCGGCCTTGCTCGGCGTACCGTTAGTGACATGGACGGCTGATCGTTTCGGTCTTGACACGGTCTTTTTCGTGTTGGCCATTGTTGGGGTGATAAACGTTGCGCTTACGATAGTGCTCCCGAATGATGAACAGATTCATGCCCTATATGCTCGTTCCACTTCCGAGAGTCGTTTGTCGCATCTGGTACGTCGACCGGTGATCCTGTCTACACTTATCTTTATCTTCGTTCAGATGGCAGCGGTCGAACTTATCTTTGTAAGCTATGCTGGGTGGTTAAGTAGTACGTTTGGTTCCACCACGACCGAATTGGGATTTGTCTTCGGACTACTAGGCGTCGTTGAGCTAGTTGGTGCTCTGATAGCAACCCTGTTTACCGATCGGATTGGCAAACGACGGGCAGTATTAGGCGGTTTTGCCCTGGTCGGTATATGGTTACTTCTTTTGCCACATAGCGCATCTTGGGCACTCTTTCTCACGCTGCTTTTGGCGTTTGATCTGTGCTTTGAGTTTGCGATTGTCTCTACCTTTCCGCTGGTCAGCGGCCTAAGCGCTCAGGGACGTGGCACGGTACTCGCCGCGATGACAGCCTGTATTGGCGGTGGACGTATTCTCGGATCGTTGATCGCGCCATGGCTGAGTATCACAATTGGTTATGGATTCAATAGTACATTGGCTGGAATCCTGGTTCTCGGTGCAGTCAGTTTTGGTATCATGACAATACGCGAAGGCCGTGCATAA
- a CDS encoding RNA polymerase sigma factor, producing MPGPIIDLSLYDDEQALLEGLRRGDPDACTCFVKRFAPFVYARALNLLGDADEAENVLQTTFIKACAALSEFNGTGSLRSWLYRIASNEGLMLLRQKRPQVDLDDVGDINVETTSPHLSKLWSIDPVRNVLDDELRREITQAIAALPDALRAVIVLRDIEHLSTEETAAQLGISPGAVKVRLHRARLRLRELLARYVESVEEGHDDTE from the coding sequence GTGCCGGGACCAATCATTGATCTTTCCCTGTATGACGATGAACAGGCACTCCTAGAAGGGTTGCGTCGTGGCGATCCTGATGCCTGTACATGCTTTGTCAAACGGTTTGCTCCCTTCGTCTACGCACGCGCTCTCAACCTGCTAGGTGATGCCGATGAGGCCGAGAATGTCTTGCAGACAACCTTTATCAAAGCCTGTGCTGCTCTATCTGAATTCAACGGTACCGGAAGTTTGCGAAGTTGGCTTTACCGGATAGCCTCGAATGAAGGGTTGATGCTGTTGCGGCAGAAACGGCCTCAGGTTGATCTTGATGATGTGGGTGACATCAACGTTGAGACAACATCGCCACATCTCTCAAAGCTCTGGAGCATTGATCCAGTACGAAATGTGCTTGACGATGAATTACGGCGAGAAATTACACAGGCTATTGCTGCTTTACCTGATGCGTTGCGGGCTGTGATTGTATTGCGCGACATCGAACATTTGAGCACCGAGGAGACAGCAGCTCAGTTGGGGATTAGCCCTGGTGCAGTAAAGGTACGCCTGCATCGCGCCCGCTTGCGCTTACGTGAGTTGTTGGCCCGCTATGTCGAGTCAGTTGAGGAGGGGCACGATGATACTGAATGA
- a CDS encoding LysR family transcriptional regulator has translation MLDLYKLDIFTRVVAAGSLSKAAEQLHMTQSGVSQHIRALEDSLGTELFVRGRRGVELTPAGQRLLAYCEGIFRLVAEAELAVTNVAGLRDGQLQIGVTPGVSAYLLPEWVQMFRQRYPNLAVSAQTGTTFAIVNELRSGGLDLGAIEGELDHTITDVQQQPLREFDQYVVVGRRHPWWGRSEVHLSELADQPMIMRQASSQTRVWLDQALREQSLTPRIIAELDNLESIKRMVMIGTGLTILPLYAITAEQEVGALHPIPIQGRPLRRTLRLLWRATRPLSPVAYAFRQLLMTHYRP, from the coding sequence ATGCTCGATCTCTACAAACTCGATATCTTCACGCGGGTTGTTGCTGCGGGAAGTCTCAGTAAAGCTGCTGAGCAGTTGCATATGACTCAATCGGGGGTCAGTCAGCACATTCGGGCACTGGAAGACAGCCTGGGTACAGAGTTGTTCGTGCGTGGCCGCCGTGGCGTTGAATTGACTCCAGCCGGTCAGCGGTTACTTGCTTATTGCGAGGGGATTTTTCGCCTGGTAGCTGAAGCCGAACTGGCCGTGACCAATGTTGCCGGACTGCGTGATGGTCAGTTGCAGATTGGGGTAACGCCCGGCGTGAGCGCCTACCTGCTACCCGAATGGGTGCAGATGTTCAGACAACGCTATCCCAACCTCGCAGTGAGCGCCCAAACCGGTACCACATTTGCAATTGTAAACGAATTGCGCAGTGGTGGCCTCGATCTGGGCGCTATCGAAGGCGAGCTTGATCATACGATAACGGATGTGCAACAACAGCCCCTCCGTGAATTTGATCAGTATGTGGTTGTCGGACGACGGCATCCGTGGTGGGGACGCAGTGAAGTCCATCTGAGCGAACTAGCCGATCAGCCGATGATCATGCGACAAGCGAGCAGCCAGACGCGCGTGTGGCTAGATCAGGCATTGCGCGAGCAATCGTTGACACCGCGGATTATCGCCGAGCTAGATAACCTCGAATCGATCAAGCGGATGGTGATGATCGGTACCGGTCTGACAATTCTTCCCCTTTACGCTATTACAGCCGAGCAGGAAGTAGGCGCGTTACATCCAATCCCGATTCAAGGTCGGCCGCTACGGCGCACCCTACGTTTGTTGTGGCGGGCAACCCGACCACTCTCACCGGTAGCCTATGCTTTTCGTCAGCTTTTGATGACGCATTACAGACCCTAA